TCAGATTAAATTGATCCACTTCGACGATGTCGATGATCGGGGCGAATTGCGCCAAAATGTGGCGCTGGAGCGCGAGATGCTCGATGTGATCGAAGGGGGCGGGATTTGCACGCCGAGCAAAACATGAAATGCATTCTGCTGTTGGCGGCGCCACTGTGGATGTTGGCAATGCCCTGCCTGGCGGTCGAGAAGATTGGCGCCGACAAGTCGGCCGGTTGTCTGGCTCAGCCACGCGAGGTCGAGCGGCTTGAGATCGCTCAGCCCGGAGTGTACGAGAACTATCTGGTCGACAGCCACTGGCAAGGTGGCAATCGCGTCAAGATCACAGCCGACAACGTCACGCTTCGCCATTGCGAGATTCGCAACGCCACGGGAAATGGCGTGGGTGTGTTCGGCAAGCACGTGACGATCGAAAGCTGCCGGATTCATCATCTGCTCAACGGCACGTATGCCAAGCAGGACGACGCGCACGGAGTCACCGGCCGGCCCGAACATTTGGTCATTCGCAACTGTGACATCTCGTACGTGTCGGGGGACGCGGTACAGTTCAACCCCGACCGGACGCCGTGGGACGACGTGCTGATCGAGCATTGCACGTTTTGGACCGGGCCGCTGCCCGCGGACGCTGGGAACTTTAAGGCCGGCGAACGTCCCGGCGAGAATGCGTTCGATTCCAAGACGCCCGCCAGCGGCAAACGCTCGCGAATCGTGTTTCGCGATTGCTTGTTCCACGGCTGGAACCAGCCCGCGCAGATCAACCTGATGGCGGCGATGAACCTGAAGGAAAACGTCGACGCCCTGCTGGAACGCTGTGTCTTTCGCGACAACCAGGTCAGCCTGCGGCTACGCGGCCCGGGTCGCAACGGTGGCGCACGGGTCACGGTGCGCGACTGTGCGATTTATCAGTCAGCGGTCGGCGTGCGCATGGAAGACAAGCTCGAAGGGCTGCGCCTCGAACGGGTTGCTTTTGGCAGCGACGTCGAACGCCGCTTTCACCAACTCGACAAAGCCAGTGCGCCCTCGTTTGAAAACATCGGCGAAGCCGACGCGCCGCCGCTCGAGCAGTTGATACGCGACGGCTTCCGGAAGTGAACGCCCACGGAAACAGTCGGCTTGCAGCGAACAAAGGGAAGCGTTCCGCAGAGCGCTCCCCTTGTTCGCTTCGTTTGAGCTGCTTTGGCCGGCTTAGGACGGCGGCAGTTGCGGCGCGGGAGTAGCCGGCTGCAAACCAGGCATTGGTGGCGTCGGCGCCGCGCCGGGTGTCGGCACCGGGATCGTCGGCATTCCTGCCTGCGACGCGAACAAGTTGCGCAGCGTCGCGGTCGCGACATCCTTCGGCGCAATGGCCACGGCTACGTCAAGTTCCTTGACCGCCTGGCTTGGGTAGCCCAGGTAGCCGTACTGATAGCCAAGCAAGAACCGCAAAGCGGGATCGCTCGGGCTGTTCGTCCTCGCGGTTTCCAACGCTCGCAGTTGATCGGTGTAGTTCTGCATGTTGGGATACAACTCCCAAGCGTTCTTGATGACGTTCCCCCACTGATCCGGCGGCAGGATTTGCATGGCCGCCTGCACCGCTTCGGCCGCCGGCGCATAGTTGCCGTTGGCGAACAGCGCCTGGGACATCATCAGCGCCAGGCCGCCGTTGTTCGGATTGTCGACCAGTGCGTGCTGGAAGTCTTGGACCGCCGCCGCATAGTTACCGGCGCGGAAGTCCTGCTCGCCTTGAGCGGCGTAATCGGTCGTCGGTGGAATGCTGGGCGTCGCCGACGCGGTGTTGTTGGCCAGCGAGACCGGCGCCGAGTAGGCGCTGGTGTACCCATAGCTCGGGTAGCCATAGCCACCATACCCG
Above is a genomic segment from Planctomycetota bacterium containing:
- a CDS encoding right-handed parallel beta-helix repeat-containing protein; this encodes MKCILLLAAPLWMLAMPCLAVEKIGADKSAGCLAQPREVERLEIAQPGVYENYLVDSHWQGGNRVKITADNVTLRHCEIRNATGNGVGVFGKHVTIESCRIHHLLNGTYAKQDDAHGVTGRPEHLVIRNCDISYVSGDAVQFNPDRTPWDDVLIEHCTFWTGPLPADAGNFKAGERPGENAFDSKTPASGKRSRIVFRDCLFHGWNQPAQINLMAAMNLKENVDALLERCVFRDNQVSLRLRGPGRNGGARVTVRDCAIYQSAVGVRMEDKLEGLRLERVAFGSDVERRFHQLDKASAPSFENIGEADAPPLEQLIRDGFRK